atcggttcagtagttttggggtGAAAGCGCGTACATAGACAAAGGAATAAGTAAGTAAGGGTAATAAGGGGTCTTCCTACCTATTAAATCTACATTTTATTTGCATATAATAATATCaacttaaacaataaacatttagaCATACTcatctttttgtattttaaatgaaatttgcgttatggtaaaaaaaatactaatagaTTCCTATTGGCAAATAATACATTCAAATCTATTCTAAAaagattaatacataatttactaaGAAGAAAAGCTAAAATCTAaatgttacataatttaataaaattaatgatgataatCAAGGTAAGGTATCACAATAATAACCAATTTAGTAATCACATATCAAATCGACTATTTACAACTTTAGTAACCGAAGCACATCACTAAAAATTTTGACAGTTCGCCATCAGTGGCCGAAGCCTGTGTCGTGTCATCGAATCGTAATTATACACGTCGAACGAAGTACAATATTATCTATACCTGTGTAGTGCAACGTtggcatttttattatttacaataaaaatataactgtttCTATCATGTCGTCCACGGAAGAAACTTCTCAACTCAAAGCTGGCCATCCCCCGGCAGGTATAAACTTAACTTTCGTTGCCTTTGTTTATGTATAATCAAGCGTAAAAAGttgattatttttcttaaatacaGTTATCAATGCCATATGGCATTATAATAAACATCTACTACACTAATTAACCTAATCGTTACTGTTAATAATCCTAATTGGAAAATAATTTCCTGTCGAAGTAAAcaagttgatttatttataaactgcaAAGCAATCAAGCTTGCCTTGAATTTgataatgacgtcattattatATGTGCTCTATGTTACGAATGGTTGCGTGTTGTTAAACAAAGACTTGTTAGCTTCAAGGTCGTCAAGCGGTCAGCTTTATGCCCATTCTTTAACATATTAttctatagaaaaaaaaccggTAGACGAAAGCACTGAAACAGGAATAACTTGTAAACTCTTTTATAGTTTATACTCTGATCATTTCCCTTATTgccaaatgttttaaaatgcaaAACTTTAGCTTACACTCATACCTCAATCAAAGACCataacaaaatcaattttcacACAGTGCGTCGTCTATACAATTCACATATAGTATTATTTACCACTTACAGTGAAAGCCGGTGGCATGAGAATCACCCAGCACAAGACTCCTCACTCGAAGGACAGCAAAGAGCCAGCAAATGAGGACTTAACTGGTCTCTCAGGGCCTTCACCAGTGCCCTCAAACCCTGTATCTATCTCTGGGGCACCTAACAGAGGTAACGCAGACTTTACACCAGAGGCTGCTCAGGTGGCCCACAGTCCGAAGCCACCAGCACATATCAACTTCAAGCCTCAAACAAATATTCAACAACCCCGGAAGTAGACTACATTCGACATATCAGAAGGCATTGAGGTTGTTAGGTAGATCCACAGAAAATGTTcagaattaattatattgaaatctTATTGATgttcaaaaaaacaattttcagttACATAAAATTTTGTCGAGATAATTTCAAGTTTAATATCATGAATTACCATGgtgatattatttgaaaaataaaaaaaataagaggcCAGTTACTGACTGTTCTAGTCAAACTGCAACTTGTAAATTGCTTGAGACTGTAGAGTCTCTTCGGAATAGACATGGCATTCAAATCTACAAAACTGCCAGTGTCAGcaaaatattcttatataaCATTACTGTTATAAAATTGAAAGATTTTCTGTTCATTTATCTATACACCTTGATAACTCACAATTATCATACTACTTGTTTACATTAGGTATTTTGGACTCAAACATGGAAAATGTATGAATTACAATTTGTTTTGATAAGGTTATCTTATATCGATAAAGTAGGCAACCTATTGAATGGaaacacaaattaataatacCATGACAATAATTTTGCACCTATCAATAGGTTGTccgtatttacaaaattaaaaattcctccactcacacagagaaggattgagcagaCTTTATTTACCGTCAGTTTCACAAAGCTCCACTAAAGTTAAatcttctttaaatctattgctgactctttctttgtcaacaagataaaaagtgacagcaatagatttaatgagttttatcataaatattatatggaaTATTCCATCCTAAACATTTCCATTCTCTGATTACAATAGAACACTTGTGCTAACAGAACATTCCATAATCCTATAAAATCTACAGTCTATTGTTTGTGCTCAATCAAATTcttaatgtaaacaaaactaaaacatacATGGTCCTAACTCAGCAACATTGTGTTAACTTACACAAACACGCAAGTATTGCCAGCATTTAAATAATTCCTTTATGTTAATTTCTCAATGTTGCCAAGTTATGACCATGTAAACAGCCTAGTGATTAGATTGGTATATtaagaatattttgtattataaataagtactttatttattaatgtcttATTATATCTGTTTGTGTCTTGTTATAACAACCTAATCAGTTTAAGGCTTATAAATACCAACTTTACAAAACAGGCATTTCAACAGTAAAATAGACATTTATAAAACTTCCTCCTATTCTAGTTAAATTAGTTATTCTTATTTTAGATAggtgaaaatatatgaaatgcctgatataatttaaaaagaagaaaaaaatctttaaagctACAATAAGTGGATCAAATTACGGAAAAGTTGGGGCAAGCGCTCAACATGTGTGTGTCACATTGTGCAGAAATAATTTCCATAAGCGCAAATAATATCTATGTCTTTATAGCTCTATATCAACTTCTTATAGTTGATGAGTAAAACACAATATATCTTCAAACATTCAATGTTTTAATGTGTCATTGTACTTAGATATAAAATGGTTATTGCTTACACTGTTTGTTCCAATAAAAAGTTCTTGAGTGAAGCATCATCattagcctttttatcatcccactgttgggcacaggcttcctctcacagaGAGTAAGAaagagcattaatcaccacgcttgcccaATGTGAGTTGGTGATTAATCAAATAATGGAATAAAGTGCTTTTGAGTTTTCTAGTGACAAAGTGTGAGCAAAGACCATTTTTctagatttattttgaaagtgtaTGAAGcgatataatacatattatggtACATATAAATGTGTAGATAGTTCAGTACATAGATATCCAGTGTTGTTGTCAATGAtacaaaatgtgtttttaagTCCACTGCAAGTAGTCCTGCAcaaattgtcttttttttttatttttatgctatTCTGACTGCCTTTAAAAAGTGGTCatcaatgtaatttttttttcttatttagtgtttaaataaattcaagaatTTAAAAGTCCCGACATGTTACAGGGAATTTATTAACGTCCGTAttgggtttaaaaaaaatatatttaagttattaaattGGCATTGTAAGTaatgtttaaattttattaaaaggaGCTAGTTTCCGAGCAATAATTtcgattaaatataattttaatttggtgCTAAGCCATTATCGTTTTAAATTAGAACATAAAGCATTTCTTCACATTCCTAAACATTAAGTTTATGATTGCattaccgaaaaaaaaaacaaaaaaagttacttattattaatattgGTCTATAATGTTTTACATTTGACCGTGTGTTTTAAGCAgtgtttcttttatatttttaatagttataaaataaattggtataaaaccaaatctgtttttttttctgacccttctttttattattgcaatttACGCAAAGTTATCATTACAAAGAACTATTGGGTTGCAAGTGTGAACCCCGAAGATGATTAGTATGCAGGTTAgcaaaaaattacttaataagtaCCCATCTTTATTCAATCAGTCTTCCACATGTCAACCAGTATTATGTAGTGGCCACAAagacttatgcccgttttcaccaacgaatacctaaatttagggagcatttacggaacacttaataagaatttcattttcaccaaagcctaggtgtcaattttaacctaaaaatttcacttaaacttgggagcccgattgatgcctgcttaaacaactcctatcattatcattacagaatacaaacatattttgaaccgtttctggcgatggatagtgaaatgtacctttatatgttatgtaacaccaaaaataccatgtttaaaaagcaaaaaaaaaatgaaacgtaaacttttagaaagtttagaagctgtggaggttgtggatatgtaaaataataatcattagaagaccacgtacctatcttacgtgaaagagcagatgtctgagaaaaaagtacgatgatcatgacttttttataagattataggttatcacttgctatgaatgcacttgctaggtcgtgatgtcgctgaattattcaaaaataggaagtcctgcatgtccataaatatacagaccataacagatgcaaatctggtaatcactgatgtagtttcgcggtggccgggacaactataggcctattcagacctaagcggtattcgctaccgtctacggcagagaaaaccctgtgggtatgcggtaatatgactgttcagacctaagcggtattcgctaccacctgcgacagagaaaacccagtgggtatgcgttaatattactgttgatgttcgggatgcatgccgctgctgccgcgcggtatgtacttctacccacagcagcagtggatatcgctcaggtcgctttagcacggatattgagctctgaccttcacctgcgcagaagccatttattggtttattgccttgtgtacagtgcgcaaagcgatccccactcttccgccgagagctcaatatccgtgccggtaactatacttgatactaaatacctgagcgaaaccggcgcggtatctacctctacccacagcggcagcgaatatcgctcaggtttgaataggccttaaataccaaaactgcagtagataccaatgattcgaaaatggtgaatatggaggagcctatctcctaggtgataggggataccctctggaggtaagaagtaggctaacattgaacataataaattatgtaaattaaaacaaagatagtaaacaaatattttaatattagtcctcatatgatgtaccaaacattatcatcatcctcctgcaccaattcaatttgaggtgggctgggcgcagcatgtttttacacgtctttccaatttctcgcaccacctgaaactaaattaatatataattttaaccccatacttaaatccatcaactcatggagaacaaaaatacaatgaagccgacagtaaaacaaggaacacagttgtacggcaatatcttaatacactatattattatacacagatattattcacatttacctgtaaagggttcctgtcgcattaaaactatttgtgactggatccaagctttgtttttggcttcgttcgtggtcccatccgttttttgttcaatattgtgtctctatgagacgtcagcaatttcactaacttgtctttttcttctgcaagaaaggtttatcctcgttttctcttctctgccaaaataaacttatctattcaacaataataaacccaaaattaacctcactctatgtacacatacacatcagtcaatttgacaaacgcgcgaatgacataggtaaaaattcacctatagaaaacctctttactgttttattgcataaaacatagcgtaatgtagtttaagttaaattaaaataacatcacaaaaaaaaaaaactcacaggctttagtaatatatactcgatagacgtttatttcttaagaagtacagaaaaatcattttatcgataaaatatcgactttgcattatcgtttgtagaactagtaatctgtcacttacttaagggatccatgtacaagtgtggtgaaaatgaatttaggtaggtgtcaaattgggaggggtccttactaaaagtagcatttagatagggaaacggtaagaggttgttggtgaaaacgggcataataTTCTTATACGGCAGCATCATTTATTTAAGGTGATGTATTTATTGTTCTTTATGCGGTATGCggtccgacccgggaatcgaacccgaaatcgctttgtgggttttagaaaactttcacagagcagcccgtagtctgggagttggtgattgatacacctgtCCGTTAATTTAGGTCTTGTCctctctctggtcgtgtcggattgccgtcccatcgggctatgagagtgaatgaATAGTGGCAAAAAAGCGCTTATTAACTCACAACATGTAAAAGTTATGCCGGAACAAAATAATCTCACTTAATTAGATCTTTAGTCGATGTTATGTAgtacaagaaaaaaatcatttgaaCTTCTGTGGTAGCTCTTAGAATATATGTCAACGGTTACTGTCAAAGTGTCAAGTGTCAATGGCACTTTGACAGTGACATTAATAAAATTCGGCATATTATGCATGAGTTCGGgtatctttattttatgtttatcgCTACATaactaattattttcaaataccaTCAATATCGGCTGCAATGAGCGATTCAGACGACGACAACTTAGTACGATACGGTACGCAGTTGGAGCCCTACGAAGAAGGTAAGCTAATATTTTCTGATACAATGCACAACTATATTTTATGCAAGATTGCAGTTATTATTGTCGTGAAATCCAACACTTTTTTCCGTTTTTGACGATAATAGGAACCTTTGTATACCTAGCTGAATAGGTTAATTGCTGAGCACGTGTATTGAGCATTTTGTCTAGGACGACTTGACCAAGACGACTAAGTAGGTCCTAATGTACCCATAACACCAAGTTAGCCATGAACCGGCgtgattaaaactgcatttgaATCTAAATAAGTATGGATCTGCTTAGTATATAATGTGTTAATAACATTTGTATAGACACTGCTACAGGGGATCTCAGAATGTACTAGTTTGAGACAACTGTAATGAAATGGTAACACgatatttgtaattataataataaccttTGTGttaccatttcattaaagttgtttcAAAAGGGCTGCAGTGTGTTCGCCTCAATGTTCATCTTTCAAATATCTCTGTAGTCCCATGGTCTGATAGACCTTTTTATTCTAAACTAAAAGGTTACACATAGTACACCAAGTTTTGAATCAGTTCCTTACATG
The DNA window shown above is from Helicoverpa armigera isolate CAAS_96S chromosome 25, ASM3070526v1, whole genome shotgun sequence and carries:
- the LOC110381820 gene encoding death-associated protein 1, whose translation is MSSTEETSQLKAGHPPAVKAGGMRITQHKTPHSKDSKEPANEDLTGLSGPSPVPSNPVSISGAPNRGNADFTPEAAQVAHSPKPPAHINFKPQTNIQQPRK